Proteins encoded together in one Impatiens glandulifera chromosome 1, dImpGla2.1, whole genome shotgun sequence window:
- the LOC124926093 gene encoding anthocyanidin 3-O-glucosyltransferase 2-like — protein MEKIELVMVPFAVIGHLTPMLELAKLLVSSDDRISVNFMVLNMPEFNTVEISSLEESLSGSGIDRTRLRFFQPPLDTRQLMTISNPVTFYFNFVETQKHSIMETVAKQVIGRPNSGRLVGFIVDMLSLSLIDVARETFNVPTYAFYICCASVIGLKYHILSLKEEQGKDITDFIGTTDLMVPGYPLPVPTNVIPAVAFDKDHGGSDAFLAIAKNLRRTKGILVNTFEEYEPHAIEALSNDDGAPPVYPVGPMLNLKNKTNTQQQRNQNEKIMLWLNDQPPSSVVFLCFGSAGTFCDAQLKEIAVALESSGQRFLWSVRLSSPDGKPWLVEEYDHDSLEKVLPEGFLQRTADIGKIIGWAPQVEVLAHESVGGFVTHSGWNSIQESVWFAVPTAIWPLYAEQQVNAFTMIKILELAVEIKMDYKIKWENNNEVEIVEADIIKKAISEIMDDKNANNIKRRNRVKEMSQKSRKALEEGGSSYSSLRHFIDNIV, from the coding sequence GAGATTAGCTCCttggaagaatctctatctGGATCTGGAATAGACCGGACTCGATTAAGATTCTTTCAACCACCGCTTGACACTCGCCAATTGATGACCATAAGTAACCCAGTCACTTTCTATTTCAACTTTGTCGAGACCCAAAAGCATTCCATCATGGAAACCGTCGCCAAGCAAGTCATCGGACGACCCAACTCCGGCCGTCTCGTTGGTTTCATCGTGGACATGTTATCATTATCATTAATTGATGTCGCTCGTGAAACTTTTAATGTCCCTACATATGCTTTTTACATATGTTGCGCATCTGTAATCGGACTCAAATACCATATATTGTCTTTGAAAGAGGAACAGGGTAAGGATATTACCGATTTCATTGGTACCACCGACTTGATGGTGCCGGGTTACCCATTACCAGTTCCGACAAACGTTATTCCCGCGGTCGCCTTCGACAAGGATCACGGCGGTTCGGATGCATTTCTTGCCATCGCTAAAAATTTGAGGCGAACTAAGGGAATACTAGTGAACACGTTCGAGGAATACGAGCCACATGCCATTGAGGCGCTATCGAATGACGACGGTGCGCCGCCTGTTTATCCGGTTGGTCCTATGTTGAATCTCAAAAACAAAACCAATACACAACAACAACGTAACCAAAATGAAAAGATAATGCTTTGGTTAAACGACCAGCCTCCTTCCTCTGTTGTGTTCCTTTGTTTCGGATCTGCGGGTACTTTCTGCGACGCGCAGCTAAAGGAGATAGCTGTCGCGCTCGAAAGCAGTGGCCAGCGGTTCCTTTGGTCGGTGAGGCTTTCGTCGCCGGATGGTAAGCCTTGGTTGGTGGAGGAATACGATCATGATTCTTTGGAGAAAGTGTTGCCGGAGGGATTCTTGCAACGGACGGCTGATATAGGAAAAATTATTGGGTGGGCGCCGCAAGTGGAAGTGTTGGCGCATGAGTCGGTTGGGGGATTTGTGACGCATTCAGGTTGGAACTCTATACAAGAGAGCGTATGGTTCGCAGTTCCTACTGCGATTTGGCCATTGTATGCGGAGCAGCAGGTGAATGCGTTTACAATGATTAAAATTTTGGAACTCGCGGTTGAGATTAAAATGGATTACAAGATCAAATGggaaaataataatgaagtgGAGATCGTGGAAGCGGATATTATTAAGAAAGCGATATCAGAGATAATGGACGACAAAAACGCCAATAACATCAAAAGAAGGAACCGTGTTAAGGAGATGAGCCAGAAGAGCAGGAAGGCGCTCGAGGAGGGCGGCTCGTCTTATTCTTCTCTTCGTCATTTCATCGAcaatattgtttga